From Brienomyrus brachyistius isolate T26 unplaced genomic scaffold, BBRACH_0.4 scaffold42, whole genome shotgun sequence, one genomic window encodes:
- the LOC125722777 gene encoding uncharacterized protein LOC125722777, translated as MSIVKTTVNLQRIDWLLPKGAVSVRIAPEYIPGPVGRGQTSSSDAGRRKKCRTRPPAASSLTTSASPGSAAIPVATSRGQQGTGRRRNTAGGRSGRRRRYDQQKGLEPKPSSPTFSSSSFLFPSSAPSPFVSSPFLFMGSSVLLPHLVTPVSPAPHPFSAPGMVHLTPLLQAPAQAVAASSHLEKFYWLYNYYVTKYSKMTYDAKCFTEYWCQEFWNRHLNEINLAKQGKNEDNEGTHSTKRRRIDEDEFIFPIDALEQLSTMPRAQEMGVEMGYQSDAHSYISL; from the exons atgtccatcgtgaaaaccaccgtgaatctccagaggattgactggctgctgccgaaaggtgcagtcagtgtgcggatcgccccggaatacatccccggtccagttggccgag gacaaaccagttccagtgatgctggccgtcggaagaagtgccgcaccaggccgccggcagccagctccctgaccacgtctgcctctcctggatctgctgccatcccggtggcaaccagcaggggtcagcagggcacaggccgccgtagaaatacggcgggaggccggtcagggcgaagaaggaggtatgaccaacagaaggggttagagcctaagcccagctcaccaaccttctcctcctcttcatttttatttccgtcttcagccccctccccttttgtttcatccccatttctttttatgggctcTTCTGTTTTATTGCCACACTTAgtcacacctgtaagcccagctccacatccattTTCAGCTCCAGGCAtggttcatctgacccctctgcttcaggctccagcacaggctgtagccgcctcatctcacctggagaaattctattggttgtataactattatgtaacaaagtactctaaaatgacctatgacgccaagtgctttactgagtactggtgtcaggagttttggaacagacatttaaatgaaattaacttagcgaaacaggggaagaatgaggataatgagggtactcattcaaccaagaggcgtaggattgatgaagatgagttcatctttcctattgatgcactggagcagctaagtaccatgcccagggctcaggagatgggtgtggagatgggctatcagtcagatgcacatagctacatttccctgtag